The DNA window aagataatagacatcaaatctaaaaaatataaaaaaaacaagatgaagaaattaaaataataataattaacatttcataaattatttcaaataaaataagtaaaaatcaaaagaataaggatcaaatttgatagataaaagatttcaataaaaaaatgacaagggaaaagcaaataacaattataaaaataaagacaaaagttgatataaaaattaaattttaaaagatgaaattcaaaaataaatattcaaaacaaaatatatatagcaattaaaagtttgagaattaaaattaatataatcagcaaataatataatatttataaatttttcataactttcagaaaatattttccgttcaaatttttcaggaaaacactttcttgtaaaccaagtcaaatttttctttgactagaaagtgttttttattgaccaacttttttattGGCAAACTAACAcaggaaaatttaaaaaataattttccgaaaatcacttttcaagaaacaaacatAGCCTACATCTTATCTTGGACTATATTTCATCATGATAAAGCGTGGTGTGAAATTTGTTAAAACATGGTTAACATGTACCGCtgggatgaaaataaaaattaaattcaattgtttttaaaattaaaattttattgaaattcaatttttaacttaatttttttaatattaaaatttagtatattttgaattaatgaaaaattaaattttatgttgatgtattttgatgaaacttaaaattctttaaaataattatatcccacttaaaaaaatttaacgtttataaataaatagttgaaaagttaatatatatatatatatatatatatatatatatatatatatatatatatatataaaaggcatATAAACTTCTAGAGAAATGTCCTTAGACCCCGGTTAACACCCTCTACCCATACATCACATCACAGAAGGTGTAACAACCTTTACTGCACGTATAACATTTCTTGACCGGTTATGTtagttttttggtgttttactttgaatttcaatttttttttttatccttgtaattgaattgaaaacTATGACTGTTTAAGAGAATAAATGTTTAAGCTCACTTGCATAGAAAAacagtaaaaactaaaaacattacaaatttGACCTAGCAAGTATAACTTTTCTATTTacacgtgttttttttattaaaccaatacagttcaataaaaaaaaacttatgataATATAATcgcaagataaaaaaatatttaaaaaataatatatttttagttgatgaactatcaaatttaaaaataaaaaaagtatattttgatggaatttcaaaaatcttgacctataatatttatttattagatttaattattcaCCATCATCTATAACATTCACACCATCTCATTTTAAAAGATTAGATTAagttaaataatacaaatattatatgtgaaatgatatttttaacatccaTAAACAACTTGGTTAAggaagttttttctttctttatttatttttcatgttgagACTCTGAGAGAGGCAccgagaaaaaatatttaatttatttttcttgatatacCATACGTCCATACCTATGTGGAGGGTTTAAATTTATCCAGTAATAAACTTAGTCCTGATCAACATATAAATTAGCTTAAAGATACCCTTGtcatcgaaaaaaaaaaacatggaatcACAATGTTAGGCATTACTAAATAACAAGCCCTTCccaaaaaaggtaaaataaaaagttttaatcttGCTTTAAATAACAAGTCCTAGACTTTGAATCACTTTAGGAATAGATTACTGGACCAGATTCTAATTTCAATTGAGAATTTTAATCTTGCTTTAAGAATCAACGAATCACGATGGCCAACACCATAAAAATCTTTGTTTAAATGATAAATCGAGTGGTTTTCCCTTCCTGCTGAATGTTGATCTCTTCGCTGAATTTGAAAGCCGGGTCGatcaaaaatcttaaaaccaGGATGTAAAATCTTCCCAGaaagaaagccaaaaaaataaaaataaaccatgtTCAAGCTTGACAAAGAAAACccttaaatatattcttgaaaccAGGCTTCATATACACTGCAATAAgacaaaggaaagagaaaaaaacatttatatgatCTGCAAATCGCAGTAGCGGCAAAGTTCCGTCAAATCAAAGGGTGGAGGAATATTTTCCCCTCTTCCCAATGGAGTCCGGCCACCTTGGCCCCTTtgtgtgcccagaccacctctTCCACGCTCGCTCGGTAATGGTACCCACGCCCACCCGCTGTTCGAGGTGGCAATAATAATTGCGGGGTTGTTTTTGAGATGCTGATCGATGGGTGTaagaagaaatgtttttttttttttttttttgacgaggCTGTGGTGTCTGGCCGatcaaattatattcttttaaaaaaaaatctgtgttTGACAGATCTGCAGAGGTATTTAGGAGCGAAAGGCTTTTTGTGGCCGGAAAGAGATGCAAATCTACAATAAGAATAATTTAGGGAGGAGTAGTTTTGAGAGAGAATAAAATAGTTTATGGAACATGATAGATTAATATCTGTAGATGTCGTTAAGGttatattatacataaaaattGACAGGTAtctttattcaaatttaaaaattaaattaaatcacgatttggtttttaaaaatagaggaaattaaaaaaataaataaataaagggtgggtgtaattttttttcttttaatttttcaagattaaattatatttaataatatttgagaaattttaagttttcttttttctttctttttatattttatcgtGTTAGCAAGCTCAACATTTCCTtgtgctgttttttttatttgctcgtTAACATAAAAACCTTGTTTGCTTATGATAGCTCGGAAAGTTTTATACCAGTTAatctttatgttttatattcatttgtttgagaattttctttagcgaagtaatttatttttttatgcaagttTACCAGCATGAtttttgcatatatatatatatatatatatatatatataatatatatatatattatatatatatatatattatatatttgtttggagtgtgatttgtgattgtttttttaaagtattttttacttaaaaaatatatcaaaattaatattttttttatttttaaaaaattattttatatattatcatatcaaaataatttaaaaacactaaaaacatatttttaaaataaaaaaaatataatttttttaaaaaacatttttaaacataaaaaaaaaacagtattaaaaaaataatatcacattTTATTTTACGTTGTTCCATACAGTAGTTGAGAAAGGTAAGGTAATAATccatattaaataattgaatagaAATTTGATAATAAACAATAGGTACCTGACCCCACCACAGGCCCATGGACATGGGCCAGGGGTAATGATAGCATTTTAATACAGGCCTTTAATCATGTTTCTGTTTGATTCAACCATGATCCTTTGTCTTAGATTACTCGAAAAATACATTGTTTGCTCTTTGtgtttatcatgatttttttgaagTGTGTGCTTGGATAATTGCATGAAAAATTGCTTCTTTTCTCAATTGTAATGCATCCAGGTAGTTGAATGAAAAATGCACATATAAAACACTGAACATGCTCTAAAGTTTAagaaatgttttattaaaatattaaagccATCACACTCCTAtgtatagtttttaaacccgaccTGGGGAGTGACCCGGCCAAGAGACCGGGTTTCGGGTTTCATGAGTCAACCCCGGGTGAGTATGTgtagttcaaaataaaaaataaaaaagggaggTAATAATGAAGGGGTGGAGTGAGACCGGCAAAACGTGAGAGAGGAATAAATCAACAACACTCTCACCtgatatgtttttctttatttgctcAAACCTGTGAGGAGCTTTAGAAACCACCGAGTTCTGCCCAGAAATCTCGACCCCGTGTTTTCTGCAAACCGTTCTAATTTGTGCTAGTATGGACTCTGGGCTGGATAGGGACTCCTGAGGCCGATGCTTATCCGACAAATCCATTCCTGGCAAGATCATTTTGCATGAATTCCTTGCAAATATCTCTGCAACTGCTTCATAGCCATCTCTATTGACAGTGTTATTGAAGCTGGTTGTTAGTTCAGAAGGATGCGAGCGTGTTTTGTACCATGAATGCATGAGAGGGATTTTTCCATGGACAGTTACAGAGGTGTCACTGAAAGAAGTAGAGGCAAGAGAGAGAATACGATCTCCATGAGACAGGAGCTCGCTTGAATACTAGGAAAGGAAGAAATCACCATATAGGGAGTCCTAAGACCCATATGGACTGGTTAGATATTGAAACTCTCCGACTCCAAGGATATTGCTATGACTTGCAAGCTGGCGATGAGAAGGAGATCACCAACGCCTACCCTTGAGATCTCCAAACTCAGATCGCGGACCCAACTCCAACTAGGTCTCGTCCGGGTTTGGCCGGGTCGCCCGGGTCATGGGTCGACcgccgggtcgaccgggttttTCCGGGTTGTTGCCTCAGACGGTTTTTTAGTAAACCTGGaccggtccagccaccgggtcgaccgggtcccgggttgacCTACCGGGTCGGGccaggtttaaaaactatgctcCTGTGgtaaaaatcaatcacaactCACAATTTATCTTCAAGAGGTGTAGCCTAATTGGTCAAGTTTTGGATTTGTTCTCTAGAGATCACCAATTCGAGTTTCATAAACCCCAAAACCACTAGATGCTTgcatggttgttaacttcaaaGTTCGTAGGATTAATCGAGGTGTTCGCAAACTAGCCCGGATAtctatattaatctaaaaaataataatcaatcacAACTCAATCAATAAAACATGAAGAACTTACAACGTAGAACAACACCTTGATCTGATTTCATTACAAGAGAACTAAATCCAATGAAATTTTAACTCGTTGATAATAAAATGAGCCAAGCTCTCTCCTTCTTTTTGTCTATTAGCTTATCGTTAAAGAAAAGTGTAATCTTTATTGGTGACTTTACccgacaactttttttttattaattttgttttttagttaaaactTGGACTTGGATGTTCATCAAAATTTGGTTTGTACATGAAGTTTGTATACTATTAAAATGCATGCTTGGTCCATTAAATAAGGTTTTAGTATCCATTGCATGATTATGATCGGTGATTGTTTCTCGATTAATTTATGGTGATGTTAAGCCTAGTTGCatgtatgatttgaaaaaacccCCTCTTTTTGAACAATTCTCGTAAAAAAATTACAGTGAACTTTTTGGTgatgttaatgaaaatattatttatctctCGTGACTCATTAATATCATGAATAGCTTTCAAgctattttaatgtaataaattGCAATTCGTGTATTGGTTTTTGATGTCATTGTGCCATTGACACCGCACAATGATGCATctctttaatttatgttattaatgaaattatattttttttaaaagagaaaaaaatcaaatgaagctTTTAAATGCATTGAATTGATCTAACATGCTAACTCAATGGTGCAACGGCTTTTTTCGCGTTCCTAAATGCACTAGCAAAATTGTTTTTCCACTATCGTCGAACGGAAGTCAAACTTTTTCTCCTTTCAGGCCATCatctaaaaagaataaaaagtccCCGggattacaaaaatatatttaaaccaCCGGTGACTACGGTGAAAGCTTCttgatcatatattttaattcagAACTTTCCCAAGCTCTCTCAAGTCAAATAACGTGTTCTATAAAGGTGAAACCATATATATAGCACATTGGATTCGGCTgagaagtttatatatatattatatatatatatatatatatatatatagggtgcTACATGCAAATTAAGTTGACACTTTaaagaaactaaaattaaatatatagaaGGTTTCTTTTTTACTACACTATTCAAATCCAACGGCACAAATAGATGTATAATCACATTGTGCAATGCTCATCCTGTCAGGGAtacataaagataaattaacttttttttttttttttttataatgggaCGTATTAACTTCAATTTTTACTATTTAGATCATTAAACGACATACAATCGAGTATCTTGATAAATATTCGTTGAGAATTTGTTGCCTTATCTACTGAATGATCATGTAAAAACTaagtaagacaaaaaaaaaaaacgatggcTCTAAGAAAACAGATAAATGATCTATTAATAAATGATcatttaaatgattaaaaaaaaagattgatgctGTTCTAGGTGTGTCGCATCAcgcatgaagaaaaaaaaaaatatacatctaCGACCtaggttttatatttataacacggcttcaagaaatatatttttgaaaaacgaTGTTTATAAAGACATTTAATTGTATCATTATTAATAAacgaaaaatttatttaataaataaaaaatttaaagacacaattatgaaaataaaaaaatttaaaaaacactcgATATATccatataactaaaaaaatatccaagccGGGTCTAGTCTTGTTTTTccaattttcttctctctcctaTCCTCGAAAAAAAGGTCGGTTTTGTTCACCTATGGccattttcaatatttaattggtaaaaaaaattgcactTGATGATAATGATTAACGTGGTTCATGTAAAAAAGATGCTGCCTCCACTTATTTCGTTAGTTGTAGGACTACTGGGCATTCTCTCTACTGAAAGTCAACGCCTTCTCTCGCCCACTACTTTTTGGTTTGCGTCTTGTCAGTTAGTGCTTTTTCACAGGTTTTCTTCCCCGCGTGTTCACTCATTTGACCACGTCACCCTCTTCGTCCATCTGCTATCCTGCGCCTCCATCACCTTCTGTGAGTTTTCATGAAAAGTAGCCGCCCTCACAGTAATCGTCATGTGTCCgacccttcttttcttttcaatctcttTGGAGTTTGGATAGAACGTGATCTCTCTTGCTGTGTTTGGAAAAGTCGATTGGctgtgtttttaataatttttttttttatatttttaataattttaatatgttaatctaaaaaataatattttaaaaaataaaaaatattattttaatataattttttttaaaataatcataaccacACTCCCAATATATTTACAAATCAATTTGCATGGGACAgtaacacaaaacaaataacaactaACCCTGTATAAATGTCcatttgtgaatttttattttttgataataaaaaagacagGAAAGCAAGAGTCTAAAATATTCAACatatatactattttaataacTTCCTAAGCATCCCATTCAACATCTTGTttctaaatttgtattttttgaagttaattGCCTGCTGGTCTGAACTTCAACCCACTTCTCCTTTGACTAGGAGACTTTTTGCTAGTTAAGGTTAGAAATTTCAATACTTCCTATACATCCCATTTCTATATTAGTTGAAAATAATGTGGTACGAAATTGTATATTAGTAGCTAATGTCGCAAGGGATGATGcatgatattatatattaacataaagCATAGCAACTTTCatgatataattgtttttaaatatccGTTTTAGTAATGTGATAgattttacaattataatttttaaaaatatatatttgacatgcaaaataaatgaaaaacaaatcttcatatataaaaaaaacatattattttatttttaaaacaattaaaatttaaaatgtcattATATATGTTTAAAGTATCtaactaatcaaatattttttttttcatgtagttaaataaaaaatagaagtcaTCAAACACTCCATGAGAAAGGCATCAAAGAATCGAAGTGCGAGCTTACAAGAAGGTAGATAAGGTTAGCGACAGCCTAACATAGCAGAGCTAACATGAAGCCAATTTAAATAATGAATCAACAATGGCCCTACAAAAAAGAACCTGGGTGGGTAGAAGTGGGGTGCGCAGGATAAGTTGAAGAGTggacaaaatctaaaacttcCCTCAGTCCCAGTCTGtccatgaataaattataaaaaaagagtcaGCCAATTGTCATGGTCAGCGTCACCTGTTCCCATAAAACCTACCCTTTTTATCATTTCCCtgagatctctctctctccccctccctctCGACGACACTGGGCAAAGAAAGCATTTAATCGCTTTCAGTGCTTGTGTTTCTTCTCTATAATCAATACTATTACCGACAACCATCATCACCAATCAGAAAGGCAAGGCAGGCACAAAATGGATGGTCTGCCCTCTGGATATCGCCCCAACGTTGGTGTCTGTCTCATCAACTCTGATAACCTGGTCTGCTCATcccacttttttctttcttctgatTTATAACTTATGCTGATTACTACCttggttgttttcttttaattaattgataaaaaaaaaaattgtttcgaTTTTTGGACAACTGATCACTTATTAGTTGTTACTTGAcctctttttttcccccttccAAATGTCCCTCGCTCTCTGAAATTGGTGTTTGATGAGAAGACATGATAATGTTCCTTTGTTAATTATTTACTTGCAGGTTTTTGTGGCTTCAAGATTAAATGTTCCAGGAGCATGGCAGATGCCTCAGGTAATACCACGttggatttgatttttctgAAATGGTAATTAATTCCTAAGAAATGTGCAGGAATTGTTCTACTTCTTATTATTTCTGTTCCCGCCCTCGAGCGTATCTTCTACTATTATTCAGTGAGTGGAAGAATAAAACTGCGATTCCAATTCTTCTATAATGATAAGTAAGCTTAGTTTCTAATTTGACCACCGAAGGGAGTGTTCCGACCGATCACAGTCTTGGTTTACATTCGGACAAGATCCGGCACTCTGTTCCAAGTTCAGATTATTTGATAAATgtgatgaaaatattttgtgATGCTATAGGATTCCACCTATTTGCAGGTAACTTCCTAGAGTTTAGATAATGAGTGGCCCTGACACTTGAGTAGGTTATTCACGCGATTCATTTGAACCAACCTTTGCAGATGTCTGACAAGAAGAATTATTATATCAGCATCTCTGAATTTACATTAGTTCTCGTTCGACTATAGTTTCCACCCTTCAGCCATGCTTATGTGTTCATCTTTGTGATTTCCCATGACAGGGGGGCATTGAAGATGGTGAGGAGCCTAAGTCTGCAGCCATCAGGGAATTGATGGAAGAAACAGGGATAGTCTCTGCTGAAATTGTTGCCGAGGTTTGTGATCAACTTTGCTAACAGAACGAcaactagttatttttttcatgcacTGAAAACAAACACTCTCTCAAGTACCCTTGAGAATGCATCTTTTAAGCTATAATCTTGAATTCACGATCAATCCTTCTGTTTTGTTGGTTCTGTAATCACAGGTTCCAAATTGGTTGACTTATGACTTCCCCCCTGCTGTGAAGGCCAAGGTGAATCGTCTCTGGGGAGGTGAATGGCACGGACAGGCACAAAAGTGGTGAACCTCTTTATCTGTCTCGTCGATTAGACACTCTACAACTGTGAAAGAATATAACATTAGGTTTAAATTGGAGCAATTAAATGTGCAGTATCTAAGATGACTGCACTATCACAATTTTCGTGAATTGCAATCAAAATGCACCAAAATATCAGGACCTTTCTTTCGTGacattttcatctcatttttctGATCCCAAATCCAATCCCTTTTAGTACTATAAATCTCTTTTTATCATTGTGAGTATCTAACTATATTTAAATGAACCTGAACCCCAATATGTTTCTGATGATCGGGAATTTCATTTGATCTTGTGAATCTAAAGGAGGGAAAAAACTCAGTTATTTCTATCCTATGATTACATACATGTGTTGTTAAGCTAATTGCAACTAGATTTATTTGTGTGTCTGAaataatgatgattttgaaataGTTGGAGTAATATAGTATAAGAGAAATGGAATGTTCTATCTTGCTGCTTCTGCATATGGTTTCAGGGGTACCAATGAGTTTTGTCCGAAAACTATTTCAAccaaaaaacttaaacttttaggtAAGACtcgagatataatttatataattctctaaAAAGTTTTGTATGACAGGTTTCTCATGAGATTAACAAAAGATGAGAGTGAGATCAACTTAGCAAGTGGCGAAGCAGACCCAGAATTTGCAGAGTGGAAATGGGCTAGCCCCGAAGAAGTTATTGAGCAGGTATGGAGCAGAAAACAGTTAAGATGTTATAACATTATATTATGTACATTTGAATCCTCACTGAGATAAGAAAGCGATTGACCACAGGCAGTGGACTACAAGAGGCCAACTTATGAAGAAGTTATGAGGACATTTAGGCCTTACTTGAATGAAAATGGAATAGCTGCTAAATGTAAATCTTCAAAGTGGTAAATGGTGTGCGTGTGCTCTTGTAGGTGTCTCTCCATGAAATCTGGACTTTGTAGGACTCTGTCCTTTGTAAATGGAAGTGTCAGTTAGAATTTCAACATTAGATGGTTGCTTAGCTGTAAT is part of the Populus alba chromosome 10, ASM523922v2, whole genome shotgun sequence genome and encodes:
- the LOC118046384 gene encoding nudix hydrolase 25, with the translated sequence MVSVTCSHKTYPFYHFPEISLSPPPSRRHWAKKAFNRFQCLCFFSIINTITDNHHHQSERQGRHKMDGLPSGYRPNVGVCLINSDNLVFVASRLNVPGAWQMPQGGIEDGEEPKSAAIRELMEETGIVSAEIVAEVPNWLTYDFPPAVKAKVNRLWGGEWHGQAQKWFLMRLTKDESEINLASGEADPEFAEWKWASPEEVIEQAVDYKRPTYEEVMRTFRPYLNENGIAAKCKSSKW